A window of the Scleropages formosus chromosome 5, fSclFor1.1, whole genome shotgun sequence genome harbors these coding sequences:
- the nanos1 gene encoding nanos homolog 1, whose product MDFLNHNYLDPRTSYDYTFNFWNDYLGLSTLVTKNKNSAPQSPNSITESLKATLGLDDHPACPCVTGGIGEGAHLDCCCCCPSASPPPPPTSILDLKERFSIFSPFQSQSGALPPQDRGFSGFDLFGAEMRKMRKPAARSKQEPRICVFCRNNGAPEEVYGSHVLKTPDGRVLCPILRAYTCPLCSANGDNAHTIKYCPLSKEQPAQRALKGGRAVGGKRLKIF is encoded by the coding sequence ATGGATTTCCTGAACCACAACTATCTGGACCCTCGAACCTCCTACGACTACACGTTCAATTTCTGGAACGACTACCTGGGTCTGTCCACACTGGTGACCAAGAACAAGAACAGCGCGCCCCAGAGCCCCAACTCCATCACGGAGTCGCTGAAGGCCACCCTGGGCTTGGACGACCACCCGGCGTGTCCGTGCGTAACGGGGGGCATCGGCGAGGGCGCGCACCtagactgctgctgctgctgcccctcggccagcccccctccccctcctacCTCCATCCTGGACCTGAAGGAGCGCTTCTCCATCTTCAGCCCTTTCCAGAGCCAAAGCGGCGCGCTCCCGCCCCAGGACAGGGGCTTCTCGGGCTTCGACCTGTTCGGCGCGGAGATGCGCAAAATGCGCAAACCGGCGGCGCGCAGCAAGCAGGAGCCGCGGATCTGCGTGTTCTGTCGGAATAACGGAGCCCCCGAGGAGGTGTACGGCTCGCACGTCCTCAAGACCCCCGATGGGAGGGTGCTGTGCCCCATCCTCAGGGCTTACACCTGCCCCCTGTGCAGCGCCAACGGGGACAACGCGCACACGATAAAATACTGCCCGCTTTCCAAGGAGCAGCCGGCGCAGAGGGCACTGAAGGGAGGCAGGGCGGTGGGGGGTAAGAGACTCAAAATATTCTGA